GGCTTCGACGGTGGCCAGCAGGCGGCCCTCATCAAGGCGCACAACGGGTACCGCAGTGTCGTCGCCAAGGGTGAACTGCCCGGATTCGAAGCCGCCGCAGACATGTTCGAGGCTACGTGGGACTCGGGTAAGCACTCTGCGATGCGACGTATCATCGAATATATTCGTTGTTATTATGCCCGTACTTATGAGAGACTCCTTAGAGCAAAGAACTGGGAAATTCGACCAGCTGGCGTTTTTCAAAACACTTTTCCTATCGAATACGAGGCTGAGCTCATCCCTGTGGTTCGTACGGCTTCGACCAAAGACAGGCTGTATTGAAGCTACTCTGATTTATTAGACTTAGTTCTGTTTTGCTTGAACAGAGAATACGAAAACTTACTCAAAGCATTCATTTAAGAATGCATGCTTCTGTAGTTGACGGTATGCGTCACTCCCGCGAAAGGTAACTGACGAGCTTCATGGCCATGACTCAGTCACCCGGGTAATAAGAGTTTGTAATGTGCCATTTTCGGCCAAAAAACTCGGCAGAAAAAAGGCGCCCTCTGGCAGTTACTAaatcgggcagcatactgcgctATCCAGTCACAACTGCAATGCTGATTGGTTGCGGAACGCATATGGAATTACCTTACTGCACGTCCTTCAGAATAGCTTACCATAGcacactgcctgaacaagatgatggcaaaaaaaaagtttcatgaaCAGTGAAAGCGCACTACCATAATGGACTCAGAAAAGCGCACATACCTTAAGAGTAGACTTATTGGTGCCCTTGTTTCTAGCGCGATTTCGCTGTTTTCAAGTATAAACTACAAAAGTGTCTATGTTGCCTCTTTTATAGAAATGTTGCTTAAGTTCCGACAAAAGCACTCTCCAGAGAAACGTGGGCTCCGTTGATACTCGCTGTTCGATTATTGATCATCCAAGTCGAAAGATTGACGCAAACCCTTCTGGTGGGAAAAGATCTGAAGACAATAAAATAAAGCAAGGACCGTAAATAAGGGCCACGTAaaagcagtgtgtgtgtgtgtgtgtgtgtgtgtgtgtgtgtgtgtgtgtgtgtgtgtgtgtgtgtgtgtgtgtgtgtgtgtgtgtgtgtgtgtgtgtgtgtgtgtgtgtgtgtgtgtgtgtgtgtgtgtgtgtgtgtgtgtgtgtgtgtgtgtgtgtgtgtgtgtgtgtgtgtgtgtgtgtgtgtgttgctttattttatttgtattctCTCATTATCGTTCAAGCAAACGTCTTCTtctgtgcttttctttttttatttatgctcCTGAATGCCAATGCGTTCGCGGCACAGTAATTACCGGAGATTCTTTGCTCCCGCAAGACACATAAGCACCTTTTCAGAGCAAGATATTTTTGAATGTCTTCATTTGGTGTCATGCGAagtgtacacacatacacacgcacaggCGCACATACATAAACACgcgtgtaaaacaaaaaaaatattgtttattGTTCCGTAAAGGTGTTTATTATAATAGTTCATTAGTCATTTGTTTTGCTGTAGCATCATTCACAACGAAAACCTTGTTACGACTCAACAAAAGTTCTTTGTTCACCTAATTCTTTTTTGCCCCAGAATCGCAATGTTGAAGGTATGCAACTCACACTGCCTCTACTTTTATGCTGGTTTGTAGGTTAAGCCTCGTTACTTGTCTTCCTGGTTCTGATTCACCGTGAATTAATATCACCGCCAATCTTGGCTACGCCGCAATTACAGACAGGCGATGCCACATGCACCATACATTGCAGTTCGATATGGCGCCTTATTTAAGCTATAAGGAACGCTTGCATAATTCATGAATAACTTTAGGCATCCCTACGACAAAACAAGTGAATGATTTTCTGATAAATTTATTTAGTggtgctttgcatctaaaacCTGAAGTAAGTTTTGACGAGTTATGCCATGGAAGTGCGTGCTCACGCTGACTGGAAATTTATATTCTGTGCTTAAAACTCCATGTTCTTCTTGGCGCGTGTGCAGACTTGGCCGCAGTTGCACAGTCCTACGTGGAACAATGTGCGCCCCAATCAAAGGTCCCACAAGCACGTGACTTCATCGAGGAGGGCCAAAACTTATGCGTCCAGACGCTGCCGGGCTCCGACAACGACACGGGATGGGAGGCCTGCGTGGCCGCCTGGTTTAGCGAGAACGCCCATTGTCCGAATGGAATCATCGGGTCGTACAGGAACTCCAGCGATCACGGCGAACCCTCATGCGAGCATTTCACGCAGGTAACAAATATTGTGCTCACTCTTTAAGAAACACTTTGAATCTGATAAGGTTTCTCATAAAAGAACGgcgaaataaacaaaagaaaattcTAGGCCCGCGCATACAACGCAGCCCAATCACAACGTAATCTGGAGGATCGGTCTTTGTTTTAGGGTAGTGAAGCATTGGATAAGCCGCCCTGTTCTGCGCCATCCAGTGGGTCGTCTTATTCGGCTCCTTTCTGACACAACGCCGCTCGAGCTGGGAAACTGTGCTCTGCTGGACTGTCATTACACATTGACACCGAGTGCCGATCAACAAGTTAAATCAATTACTTTACTGTAGACACTCCCAGGGCAACTATAGAATAAGTATCGGCCTTGGAACAAGTCATGACATTTTTGGAATTAGCGAAGAGCCCACTGCAGGCTTCTAGGACAGCAAGCCAACCTGCGTCGGTTCACACATTGCTCTTACCGAGGTAGATAATGATGACCACGCCCTTTGCAAGACGTAGAAGTTTTAAACCATCTATTCGTTATGCCATTCGCTTGATGTGACCGCTTGTGCGGAACGAATGACATGAGACCTTGGAGCAAGCACCTTTTCCTTCGCGATCTTCATAGATTTGACGGTGTGCTCCGGTGGCGACAAAAGTCGTTGTATGCCGTCAAAAGCGTGATTAGTCGTTTTGACACCAAACTGACTGTATGTGTTACTTTTGGTTATACCATAAACTTAAAATGGATGAACGCAAAGAAAAACCGCCTTCCAGTGCCCATCTGCTATCGTAGCCGAAGCAATACTGACTCACATTTATCATAATCAGTAAAGTACCTTTCTGTTTGGGCGAAAACGGTACAGTTATTGAAGGTGCATGCTCGACCCCGCCCTTTCAATAGCTGTGGTACCATTGACACCTTAGAGCACCGGCAACCATATACCGGCAAACTCAATCATGGGTTGTCGGCTCACTCAGGTTCACTCTCAGATCCGGCCTGTAGTCTGGTTGTCCGTGGTAGTGAAAACATGGACGACGATTGAGCTTTGTCTTCAAGAGTACAGAACGCAATAGCGTAATGGGGTCCCTTGCCCGTTGCCTTCTCAAATTCTAGGCTCACTTCGATTCTCAGTGTGTGCCTCAACAGTGCCATAAAAAGATGAACGACTGTGTGCATAACGTTGACTTTTTCAACCTATCCTAGAATACCCCATGCAACACTTATCAAGCGCCCTCTACGCCGTAATCTTCGAGGACGAAattgtcatttttcgtgcatagcCTACGATGCCTACGCCGAAATCAGAACTTCTGCAATACAAGTTCTTTGGCTCACTCGCTATAAATATCTGGCTACGTTGAGTCTGATCGAGCAAAATGTGCGGGTCCGACTGAGTCTgcttaaaaaaaatgttggtgaGTCCTAGTCTGAGTGAGCCTTAAGTGCAAACTATATCATTGAGTCTAAACAACTTAACACCGTTTATTGCCAACCAACGGTGCCATCTATTCATGTTAAGCCTTACTGCGATCCTTATATCGGCTAACATTTATACACAACTCTATTTGCCCGTATCTCAACGCAGTAGTGGTCATGTGCCGCCTCAATATTCAGTGCTCAGAGGCTGCAGTCACCCAAGTGAAGGGGTGCCAGGACCTCACCTCCGCAAACTCTTTTGCAGGTAGTTCCTAGTAAAATTATCTCGTGTGTGTCACATGCTCCAAATACATGTTCTTAGTAAATGGGAGCCAGTGATAACTCACATTTGAAGGTACCAGATCAACATAGCATTCACATCGACATCAAAGAAACTCTTATGCCAATGAACTCATGAGCATCAGCTCATTCCGGTCTGACTCGGTGAAAGCCGTgaatctgagtccgagtgagtctggctGAAAGAAATATTTGTTAGACTGAGCTAGATCGAGACTGAGCTAGAACAAGTTATAATTCTTCAGTGAGAGTGAGTGACGTCCAATTATTTTTCGCTGACCAATGCCGGCCACACCTTCCACGGTGATGTGAATTTGTACAACATATGCCTCGGAAATAATTGTTCTTGTTAAGTCGCGATGCTAGTGCGGTATGAACTAAAGAAGCTGCAACACGTAACAGCTTTCAAGAACAGTCCCGAAATAAAGCAGAGCCTGTTAAACACGTTGAATGCAGGATGTTATGGCTCGTGTCGCTGTTCATAAGCGTACGATAAACACGATAAACACAAAGCACCAAAGATACTAGGCCTAGCTGGCAGTCTTCACGCCAGATACGTCGTAATATATGTTATAAGATATATTAACATTAGATAAAGTTCAATGAGCCGGAGAGAACGACTATACTGGCGAAAATGACTAGAGCGTTTTGCACCACCTTTGTCTTACCTCATTGATTCAGGCGCTCTTTCTGTTACTTTCTGtgtgaagaggggggggggggggggctggataCCCTAAGAATTTTATATTAACACTTCATACATCAATTCTCATGAAGCGCACCATATTGTCAATGCTTACGGTGTCGGTGCCATCATCGATCCAGCTCGTGTGGTCACGGAGCCAGTACGTCGGCTGCGGCTTCGCGCTCGTAGAGTCCAGCGACGGCGTCACGCGCAACCTGTACGCCTGCAACTACGATGAGCCGGGCAACCATCCGGGCACGGCCGTCTACCTGGCGGGGCCCGCCTGCTCATCCTGCCCGAGGTATACGAAATGCGCCACGGAGCAGGGCTTGTGCCAGATCAACCTGCACTCCATCGAGGAGGCCTATGACGATGGATTCACCGAAGAGCCTAAGAAAAGCCGCGGTGACGTCATCTTGCCACCTAGCCTGGCGTGGATGTTGGTGACGTCCGTGGTGGCAGCGCTGGTGTGCACGGCCGTGCTGTTACAAGGCCAGTGACCATGGCGCTCAATACAATGCCTGTGacagaggcgtggccgtgtgcATCCGTCCACGCTTGCGGTTAATGCTAGGCCATGATGAGCGGTGGCCGCTTCATTGCTATTCGAAGTGGCATTGTAAAATATCTCGTAGTAACGGAAATTTAATTTACAATCTCTTATTTTCTGTATATATACGTGCGAATAAATGTTGTTTTGTATGGCAACCGGGCGTTTGTTCGAAGTAGGCGTGTGTCCCGTAAAGGAAGTGCAAACTGTTATGTACCATCACATAACGAACCGATCACGCGGAGGAGGAGTAATGCGTGTATACGATGAGTAGGCGCCCGTGAAGTGTAGAGAGAATCGATCAGCAAgtcaagcatcatcatcatcatcgttttaaccacgtcattgtgTATAACCAAAAGATGTACGGTGCATGTATGCCGGCGGCTTCGCTTTCACCTGCTTTTAATCGTAGGATATCAGAATCCCTCCAATAAAACTCTGGTACAGATACATAACGCCTCagcagtgagctgggccagacgGTGGCTAACTTCGGAACAGAAAATATTTAAAGAACCCCACGCTTTGAATACTCCGAGCACTACGCCATGTATTGTCGCTATATCTCTTGCTTTATAACTTTCCTGTGCACTACGATCACGCCGAGAAGGAGCGTTAGACTGTGTGTACTGATACTACTGAGTGCGTACTACTGATAATGAAACCACGGATCAGATGCCGTTCTGAAAGAGTAATGTCAGCAATGAATACTTTATGTCAACGTGAAATGAGTGGAATAAAAGCGATTGTGGTTAGGTATTCTCTGctcgtccctacgtgggagagactcgctacgcgctaagcgcgtcctgcaggacaagAATCGAGGTTTTTCGTTCCATTCCAACGGTTGTGCAAAGGGCCATGCTTCTAGGGATCAATCGTTTGAAAAACATATTTGGAGGTTTTCTGGGACGTGTCTATCCTTTTTCACGGTTCCCTCTTCATCTTTAAAAGACTCGTGAAAGACggcggcttgccatcgctcagcaaCTCTCGCCGCTTCAGAGGGTCCTTCAGCTAGTGTCGTTCTTTCTCGTGGCCCAAAGTACAAGTGCATGAATATGAACCGGAACATTCATTAGCTCATTGCGTGCTCCATATCTTTTCAATGTTCTTCGTTAAGTTCTGTTCTACTACAGAACTTTGTATTCAAGCATATCGGTAAGGAACCGTCCTTCCCACATGAACTTTGTTTGTTACTGTAATAGTCTTACGTGCGTCCACAGCAATGTCTTTCGCAGTATATCCAAGTCGGGAAAAAGAGCAAGCGCGACAGTGCatgtgagagagagaaagcactATTAAAAAACAGTCAATTAAGTCAGGCTTCGCCCGTCGCCCCTAGCCGTCGGCCGGGATAGCTTGGGACACCGCAGCAGCAATGGCTTGACTCATTGTCTCGCTGGACGTTGGGGTCTGGGTCTGCCGATCAGGGCCTTCCAGGATTCCACAGTGTGGGAAACAAGGTTTGAACttggacatgtccacaccatgtgggCCAAAGTGTCCACCTTATTATAAAATTCACTCAGACCGAAAAACTGGGAGGTTCTACTCGCGAGATACAGGGTTTGTAAAAACTGGTTTTTACAACCAGAGTTTTTACATAACATAACTACCTAACATAAGTCATTATAATATAGGTCATGCTTAGAAGAATAGACTGTTTCGTGAGTTTGTATTTCATTTTCATGAAAAATGCGCGAAAATAGAGGGACGAAGAGAAGAAAAAGCCGCACAAGCGCATGATAACCACTGAAACATATTCTAAACACGAAAATCACGAAGAATGAAAAAGAATACAAAATCCACACgcgcattctaaaaaaaaaaactcccgcaTTTGCGCATCGAGATAGTCAATACATAGATAGTGCAATGTTACGGAGGGCTTGACGACACCAACTATATTCAGCTTTTAAAATAGAGTAAGCTACAAGAAGCTCAGGAGTCGCACGTTGTGTTTGCTGTGCAATGAGTCTGGTTTCTTTGAAGTCTGGGCAGCAGTTACACTCGCAACAATGCGGGACAGGCATGAGCTGTTGGAAGGTTGTCTTTTTAGAGATAATGGGTGATCGATCGCTCAACCTTTCGTCGATACAACAAatgtttgaagaaaaaataaacttCCAGTTGTTTCATGTATGAATACAACAGACGAGCGAAGCCCCATGAGAATGAGTCGCAAACGACCATGCTCTtgatctcgctgctggctttGATGAAAGTGGTAGGGTGTGGGTGGGAGGCGGGAACGACTGAGTGAGTGGGCGGCGAGCGCGGCGCAGCGCGGGCCACCTGCTGGGAGCGCGCACTTGT
The sequence above is drawn from the Rhipicephalus microplus isolate Deutch F79 chromosome 3, USDA_Rmic, whole genome shotgun sequence genome and encodes:
- the LOC142802974 gene encoding scoloptoxin SSD552-like, giving the protein MRSCLSERLLLLLLAAYQKPPSASPKRVVERRRSLVVSWLHPPASFLVPCTIRERGFDGGQQAALIKAHNGYRSVVAKGELPGFEAAADMFEATWDSDLAAVAQSYVEQCAPQSKVPQARDFIEEGQNLCVQTLPGSDNDTGWEACVAAWFSENAHCPNGIIGSYRNSSDHGEPSCEHFTQRTILSMLTVSVPSSIQLVWSRSQYVGCGFALVESSDGVTRNLYACNYDEPGNHPGTAVYLAGPACSSCPRYTKCATEQGLCQINLHSIEEAYDDGFTEEPKKSRGDVILPPSLAWMLVTSVVAALVCTAVLLQGQ